The region GAATTGAAAGGAATGAATAGAGCGATGGTACTTAAAACAAGTGGTGATTTAGGCGAGGTAACCATTTCAAACAACGTTATCTCTGAAATTGCGGGTGCGGTTGCGACAAAGTGTTACGGCGTTGTCGGAATGGCATCGAGAAATAAAAAAGACGGAATTGTGAACCTCCTAAAGCCTGACAGTATGACTAAAGGTATCAGCATAACAGTTGAAGAAGGCGGAGTTATCGTAGAAATACATCTTATCGTTGAGTACGGCATAAATATTAATACAATATGTAAAAGTATTGTGAACAGAGTCAGATATACTATCGAAAATACAGTTGGAATTAAAGTGAACAGAATTAATGTTCGTGTTGAAGGTGTCCGTGTTGACTAAAACTGATTAGGGGTGATTAAAATTAATACGCTTAACGGAAACACATTTGCTCAAATGATTATAAGCGGAGCGAATAATTTATATAATAACAGAAAAACTGTTGATGAACTTAACGTTTTCCCGGTACCGGACGGCGATACAGGTACAAATATGTCGCTTACCGCAACGGCTATGGCGACTGAACTTTTGAAAAAAGGCGACACAACTCTTACAAAAGCGGCTGATACAATGTCATTCGCAACTCTAAGAGGTGCAAGAGGTAACTCCGGTGTTATCCTGTCACAGTTTTTCAGAGGTATATCAAAGAGCCTTAAAGGCAAAACAGAATGTAATGCGGAAGAACTTGCAGTTGCTTTAAAAGACGGCTCGGATGCGGCATATAAGGCGGTAATGAAGCCGACAGAGGGTACAATTCTTACTGTTTCGCGTGAAGTCGCAACAGGTGCACAGCTTGCCGCAAATACAAACGAAAACATTATTGACGTAATGGAGAGTGCCATTGAAAGAGGTAACAAGGCACTTCAAAAGACAACTCAAATGTTGCCGGCATTAAGACAGGCAGGCGTTGTTGACGCAGGTGGTCAAGGCTGGATGTTTGTGCTTGAGGGTGCACTGTCTTATCTAAAGAGCGGTAATGTTGTTGAAAGACAAGGCGAAGCACTTGAAACGCAGACTGCTCCTGTAAAGAAAAAGTCACAAGAGGCAATTAAGACAGAAGATATAAAGTTTAAATATTGTACGGAATTTATCGTTGAGAAAAAGCAAAAAGGTCTTA is a window of Hominilimicola fabiformis DNA encoding:
- a CDS encoding Asp23/Gls24 family envelope stress response protein; its protein translation is MNRAMVLKTSGDLGEVTISNNVISEIAGAVATKCYGVVGMASRNKKDGIVNLLKPDSMTKGISITVEEGGVIVEIHLIVEYGININTICKSIVNRVRYTIENTVGIKVNRINVRVEGVRVD